In Candidatus Zymogenaceae bacterium, a single genomic region encodes these proteins:
- a CDS encoding 4Fe-4S binding protein, with amino-acid sequence MGVRSIIEINEDRCTGCGLCIIACAEGALTLVDGKARLVSDTYCDGLGACLGDCPEGAITIVSRKADPFDEEAVRRHLEANGDAPTPHKDTHEDVLACGCPGSAIMDLSEGRPVRTAGAAAAGDIPSTLGHWPVKLKLAPPTAPFLKGREIVLLADCAAAAYPDLHRKVLDGRAVVMGCPKFDDSAGDTERLSAILKEATPTLLCVVYMEVPCCHGYMRLAREAIARSGMDIPLRAVMIGRGGAVLKEETAPGTAGKRVEAAR; translated from the coding sequence ATGGGCGTGAGAAGTATCATCGAAATAAATGAAGATCGGTGCACCGGGTGTGGACTGTGTATCATTGCATGTGCCGAGGGGGCGCTGACGCTGGTGGACGGCAAAGCGAGGCTCGTCAGCGATACCTATTGTGACGGACTGGGCGCCTGCCTGGGGGATTGCCCCGAGGGTGCCATCACCATCGTCAGCCGAAAGGCCGATCCCTTTGACGAGGAGGCGGTGCGGCGTCACCTGGAGGCGAATGGTGACGCACCCACTCCCCATAAGGACACTCATGAGGACGTCCTTGCCTGCGGGTGCCCCGGCTCGGCAATCATGGACCTTTCAGAGGGCCGTCCGGTTCGGACCGCGGGAGCGGCCGCCGCAGGGGACATCCCCTCGACCCTGGGCCACTGGCCCGTCAAGCTGAAGCTGGCGCCACCGACCGCCCCCTTCCTGAAAGGTCGAGAGATCGTGCTCCTGGCCGACTGCGCCGCCGCGGCGTATCCCGACCTTCACCGGAAGGTACTTGACGGCAGGGCGGTGGTCATGGGGTGTCCCAAGTTCGACGATTCGGCGGGTGACACGGAGCGGCTCTCCGCGATTTTGAAAGAAGCGACGCCCACGTTGCTCTGTGTCGTCTACATGGAGGTGCCCTGCTGTCACGGCTACATGAGGCTGGCCCGGGAGGCGATTGCCCGCTCCGGTATGGATATCCCGCTTCGTGCGGTCATGATCGGTCGGGGGGGAGCCGTCCTGAAAGAGGAGACGGCCCCGGGCACCGCCGGGAAACGGGTCGAGGCGGCCCGATAA
- a CDS encoding sigma 54-interacting transcriptional regulator, which translates to MSHAQDETPRPRNQQRQMEELNLLYSISRTLDSSMELKEVVGPVLELIAHHMGMLRGTITLLDKDSGELYIDSAYGLSDSQKERGRYKLGEGVTGTVVQTGRPMIVPRISEEPQFLDRTGARKDFSKKDISFICVPIKLENEVLGALSADHLFDDAVSYNEDVRLLSIIASMIAQAVHLRRIAQKERDLLMEENLRLREELQDRFRPQNIIGNSKAMQDVYRLIAQVTKSNATVLIRGESGTGKELVTHAIHFNSQRADKPFIKVNCAALPQSVIESELFGHERGAFTGADKMKKGRFELANRGTLFLDEIGDLSSQTQIALLRVLQEREFERVGGTETIRTDVRIITATNRNLEKLVEEGRFREDLYFRLNVFPIHIAPLRERKGDLLLLADHFVEKYNKEHGKNIRRISTPAIDMLMCYHWPGNVRELENCIERAVLISNDEVIHGHHLPPTLQTAEFSGTISSKTLPEAVEALERNLIEDALKSSRGNKAKAAKALGITERLMGIKVKNLEIDFRRYRTNR; encoded by the coding sequence ATGAGCCACGCACAGGATGAAACCCCACGCCCCCGGAACCAACAGCGGCAAATGGAAGAACTGAACCTCCTCTATTCCATCAGCCGCACGCTGGACTCCAGCATGGAACTCAAGGAGGTCGTCGGGCCGGTCCTTGAGTTGATCGCCCACCACATGGGAATGCTCCGGGGCACCATTACCCTTCTTGACAAGGACAGCGGCGAGTTGTACATCGATTCGGCCTACGGCCTTTCCGATAGCCAGAAGGAACGGGGCCGTTACAAACTGGGCGAGGGTGTCACCGGTACGGTGGTCCAGACCGGCCGGCCGATGATCGTCCCCCGGATATCCGAAGAGCCCCAGTTTCTGGACCGTACCGGCGCCCGGAAGGACTTCTCGAAAAAGGACATTTCCTTCATCTGTGTCCCTATCAAACTGGAAAACGAGGTGCTGGGGGCGCTGAGCGCAGACCACCTCTTCGACGATGCGGTGTCTTACAACGAAGACGTGCGTCTCCTGTCCATCATCGCCTCCATGATCGCCCAGGCGGTCCACCTCAGGCGCATTGCCCAGAAGGAGCGCGATCTCCTCATGGAGGAGAACCTCCGGCTTCGGGAAGAGCTCCAGGATCGATTCCGACCCCAGAATATCATCGGGAATTCAAAGGCGATGCAGGACGTTTATCGCCTTATCGCCCAGGTGACGAAAAGCAACGCCACCGTTCTGATCCGGGGTGAAAGCGGCACCGGCAAGGAACTGGTGACCCATGCCATCCACTTCAACAGCCAGAGGGCGGATAAACCCTTCATCAAGGTCAATTGCGCGGCGCTCCCCCAGTCGGTTATAGAAAGCGAGCTGTTCGGACACGAGCGGGGGGCCTTTACCGGCGCGGACAAGATGAAAAAGGGCCGCTTCGAGCTGGCGAATCGGGGCACCCTCTTTCTCGATGAAATCGGCGACCTCTCCTCCCAGACCCAAATCGCGCTTCTGAGGGTGCTGCAGGAGCGGGAGTTCGAACGTGTGGGCGGCACCGAAACCATCCGCACCGACGTACGCATCATCACCGCCACCAACAGGAACCTGGAAAAACTCGTCGAAGAGGGGAGGTTTCGAGAAGACCTCTACTTCCGGCTCAATGTCTTTCCCATCCATATCGCGCCCTTGAGGGAGCGAAAGGGAGACCTTCTGCTTCTGGCGGATCATTTCGTGGAAAAATACAATAAAGAGCACGGCAAGAATATACGGCGCATCTCCACGCCGGCCATCGATATGCTCATGTGTTACCACTGGCCGGGAAACGTCCGGGAGCTGGAAAACTGCATCGAGCGGGCGGTGCTGATATCGAACGACGAGGTGATTCACGGCCACCATCTCCCCCCCACCCTCCAGACCGCGGAGTTCAGCGGCACCATCAGCAGCAAAACGCTGCCCGAAGCCGTGGAGGCCCTGGAGCGAAACCTCATCGAGGACGCCCTCAAGTCCTCCCGGGGCAACAAGGCGAAGGCGGCGAAGGCCCTGGGGATAACAGAGCGCCTCATGGGCATCAAGGTCAAGAATTTAGAGATCGATTTTCGTAGATATCGTACCAATCGGTAG
- a CDS encoding DUF1330 domain-containing protein, producing MEKVTPLHEKHGGRVKSGGVPTKSVIEEFDADLIFLVEYPSRRAFIKFIHDPEYADIKPYREEAIVRSLLIKCDKLFQAAFVFIRSPSRKPAGRLPPRISLEHPIDNHRSFRCLKNQTHSGIFTGRSEFP from the coding sequence ATGGAGAAGGTTACGCCGCTCCACGAAAAGCACGGCGGGCGGGTGAAAAGCGGCGGCGTCCCCACAAAATCTGTTATCGAGGAATTCGATGCGGACCTGATCTTCCTGGTGGAGTATCCGAGCCGGCGAGCTTTCATCAAGTTCATCCATGACCCGGAATATGCGGACATCAAGCCCTACCGGGAGGAGGCCATCGTCAGGTCGCTCCTGATCAAGTGCGACAAGCTCTTCCAGGCCGCATTCGTCTTTATACGGTCCCCTTCCAGAAAACCTGCTGGCCGGCTCCCACCCCGGATCAGTCTTGAACACCCGATCGATAATCATCGATCTTTTCGATGTCTTAAAAACCAAACTCATTCCGGGATATTCACCGGCCGGTCAGAATTCCCCTAG
- a CDS encoding epoxyqueuosine reductase, translating to MCTKQDVIEKALSLKFEDVGFTTALPFDFQRDILEERSRDYAPLLELGLDLPGGVDPKNTLPKAKSIIVLMENYFRTSFPRALEGKFGRCYLDDDRMTKDGLSLRIKEFRSFLRDHGIDSKVPFNISQRLSAARAGLGNFGKNCFLYAHRAARKSSWVLPVAVVVDYEFEPDEPTYDIDCPDWCRDACMAACPTGAIIAPLRMNPRRCISFLTYYGTGLTPRALREPMGTWVYGCDVCQNACPRNRAWLSQELPTNERAAAKVENFTLSKLLGMDLSFYQSKIWPHMFYQSPKETWRWKMNTARAMGNSLDDRFVSDLVRALTEEEDERVLAMCAWSLGRLGGKKATNALESARKRARGIILEEIEYALEGCQ from the coding sequence ATGTGTACCAAGCAAGATGTCATTGAAAAAGCGCTCAGCCTCAAATTTGAGGACGTCGGCTTCACCACCGCCCTCCCCTTTGATTTTCAGCGAGACATACTCGAAGAACGCTCCCGGGACTACGCACCACTCCTTGAACTGGGGCTCGATCTTCCCGGCGGCGTGGATCCGAAAAACACCCTTCCGAAGGCCAAGTCCATCATTGTCTTGATGGAAAATTACTTCCGCACATCATTCCCCCGGGCGCTGGAAGGCAAATTCGGCCGGTGTTACCTGGACGATGACCGGATGACCAAAGACGGGCTGAGCCTCAGGATAAAGGAATTCAGAAGTTTTTTGCGAGATCACGGCATCGACTCGAAAGTGCCGTTTAATATCTCCCAGAGATTGAGCGCCGCCCGGGCGGGTCTCGGGAATTTCGGGAAAAACTGCTTCCTCTACGCCCACCGGGCGGCCCGAAAAAGCTCCTGGGTCCTTCCCGTTGCCGTTGTTGTGGACTATGAATTCGAGCCTGACGAACCGACATACGACATCGACTGCCCCGACTGGTGCCGGGACGCCTGCATGGCCGCATGTCCCACCGGGGCAATTATCGCCCCCCTGCGTATGAATCCCCGCCGATGCATCTCGTTCCTCACCTATTACGGTACGGGACTCACCCCACGGGCCCTCCGGGAACCAATGGGCACCTGGGTATATGGCTGCGACGTGTGCCAGAACGCGTGTCCCCGCAATCGTGCCTGGCTGTCCCAGGAACTTCCCACAAACGAAAGAGCGGCGGCCAAGGTGGAGAATTTCACCCTTTCGAAGCTCCTCGGCATGGATCTCTCTTTCTATCAGTCGAAGATATGGCCTCACATGTTCTACCAGTCACCGAAGGAGACCTGGCGGTGGAAGATGAACACCGCCAGGGCCATGGGGAACAGCCTTGACGATCGCTTTGTATCCGACCTTGTCCGGGCACTGACAGAAGAGGAGGACGAGCGGGTTCTGGCCATGTGCGCATGGTCCCTGGGGCGCCTCGGCGGGAAAAAAGCAACAAACGCCCTGGAATCGGCCCGGAAGCGGGCACGGGGCATCATCCTCGAGGAGATTGAGTACGCCCTGGAAGGGTGTCAATGA
- a CDS encoding Rrf2 family transcriptional regulator encodes MSNIIKISEAASIALHVMVLLARERPEGMNAKTMAEVIQVSEAHLAKVLQRLARADLVISTRGPRGGFTLNGDPKGVTLLMVYEAVEGALEPAKCLFTVPVCRGDDCIFGTLLREKSEEIRRYMGEKTLDQLTGIYGG; translated from the coding sequence ATGTCGAATATCATAAAAATATCCGAAGCCGCCTCCATCGCACTGCACGTGATGGTGCTCCTGGCCCGGGAACGGCCGGAGGGCATGAACGCTAAAACGATGGCCGAGGTCATCCAGGTCTCCGAGGCGCATCTCGCCAAGGTACTCCAGCGACTTGCCCGGGCGGACCTGGTGATTTCCACCAGGGGCCCCCGGGGGGGATTCACTCTGAACGGGGACCCGAAAGGGGTCACACTTCTTATGGTCTACGAGGCGGTAGAGGGCGCCCTGGAACCCGCGAAGTGTCTGTTCACGGTGCCGGTGTGTCGGGGTGATGACTGCATTTTCGGCACCCTCCTCAGGGAAAAGAGCGAGGAGATCCGCCGCTACATGGGAGAGAAAACCCTCGATCAACTCACGGGCATATACGGAGGATGA
- a CDS encoding 4-vinyl reductase → MTSGNSVKWDLKDGIITLYGNGDEHRLLLKRYDFIFSFMDEMKKVAGEDAVTMIFRKILELHGAPKELQDNPSIENTAGFLDDLIVPIDIGNSYIPDSVAWDGKTRNLKFFGSSQWRVLPVSFIRNFRKASYEILTENGTKAIVRDATRTSGAGMAQQAIEDYQLAKLEDLIHLQDEKVYLGTFRHAGWSYSRVFTHENADGNHMFLAKITNSYESNDVKDSKRPICTWLMNYMDGFYNGLINKLSGKFIETREVRCRAMGDPYCAFAHKIKENKKDILDWEELESEWKELDAIPLSDPEG, encoded by the coding sequence ATGACCAGCGGGAATTCCGTCAAATGGGACCTGAAAGATGGTATTATCACACTGTACGGGAACGGTGATGAGCACCGTCTGCTCCTCAAAAGGTATGACTTTATCTTCTCCTTTATGGATGAGATGAAAAAAGTTGCCGGGGAAGATGCCGTTACTATGATTTTCAGAAAGATTCTTGAACTGCACGGAGCGCCCAAAGAACTACAGGATAATCCCAGCATAGAGAATACCGCGGGTTTTTTAGACGACTTGATTGTTCCCATCGATATCGGAAACAGCTATATACCGGACAGTGTCGCCTGGGACGGGAAAACGAGAAATCTGAAATTTTTTGGGTCATCACAATGGCGTGTCCTGCCGGTTTCTTTTATCAGAAATTTTAGAAAGGCATCATATGAGATACTGACGGAGAACGGCACGAAAGCCATCGTTCGAGATGCGACACGGACGTCGGGAGCGGGTATGGCACAGCAGGCCATTGAGGATTATCAGTTGGCAAAACTCGAAGACCTTATACATTTACAGGACGAAAAAGTATATCTCGGGACGTTTCGACACGCCGGGTGGTCATATTCTCGCGTTTTTACCCACGAGAATGCCGACGGTAATCATATGTTCTTGGCGAAGATAACCAATTCCTACGAGTCCAACGATGTGAAAGACAGCAAAAGGCCCATTTGTACCTGGCTCATGAACTACATGGATGGTTTCTACAACGGTCTCATCAACAAGCTTTCGGGCAAGTTCATCGAAACACGGGAAGTACGCTGCAGGGCGATGGGCGACCCATATTGCGCTTTTGCCCACAAGATCAAGGAAAACAAGAAAGACATTTTGGATTGGGAGGAGCTTGAAAGCGAATGGAAAGAGCTTGATGCCATTCCCTTATCTGATCCCGAGGGATAA
- a CDS encoding flotillin family protein encodes MELTAETIGIIIAVAVIALLLLIAFIKVNLEISHPNELLIFSGRRRKLKDGTVVGYRVLKGGRGLKIPIIESVTRMPLNTISIEMKLDGALTNGIIPIDIEAMANVKVAGSEDQGLYNALERFLGRNVSEISVVARHTIEGSLRGVLATLTPEEANEKRLEFASRVSEQASTDLEKLGLVLDTFKIKNISDPQGYLENIGRKKNAEVKRDALIVEANTEAESKVVAAEAKRKGSVAEYEAQLAVIEAENSYKIKRAELAAKVNGAEAKATVASDIARVTEEEKLESARVDMNKKKYEAEVVIPARAEREAQELFAKGKAARIVEDGKAMAESIKVLREQWEKEETKELYLIQQLPLILDRITGVVKDNLQIDKVTILDSGDGKGFPSYVKGIAGSTVAFMEEIKSATGLDIAGILKSKDTSGK; translated from the coding sequence ATGGAACTGACAGCTGAGACCATCGGCATCATCATTGCCGTAGCGGTCATCGCTCTTCTGCTGTTGATCGCGTTTATCAAGGTCAACCTTGAAATCAGCCATCCAAATGAGCTGTTGATCTTTTCCGGTCGCAGACGGAAGCTCAAGGACGGCACCGTGGTTGGATACCGGGTGCTCAAGGGCGGCAGGGGGCTGAAAATACCCATCATCGAATCGGTCACCCGGATGCCGCTGAACACCATCTCCATCGAGATGAAACTTGACGGCGCATTGACGAACGGTATCATCCCCATCGATATCGAGGCCATGGCCAACGTCAAGGTTGCGGGAAGTGAAGATCAGGGTCTCTATAACGCTCTCGAGCGTTTCCTGGGCAGAAATGTGAGCGAAATATCCGTCGTGGCCCGACACACCATCGAGGGTAGTCTTCGAGGCGTACTGGCCACCCTGACGCCGGAGGAGGCGAATGAAAAGCGGCTCGAGTTCGCATCCAGGGTCTCCGAGCAGGCGTCGACCGACCTCGAGAAACTGGGGCTCGTGCTGGATACGTTCAAGATCAAGAATATATCCGACCCCCAAGGGTATCTCGAGAACATTGGACGGAAGAAAAACGCCGAGGTAAAGCGTGATGCACTGATCGTTGAAGCAAACACCGAAGCGGAATCAAAGGTGGTTGCCGCCGAAGCGAAACGCAAGGGGAGCGTCGCCGAATACGAGGCGCAACTTGCCGTGATCGAGGCGGAAAACTCCTACAAGATCAAGCGCGCGGAGCTGGCGGCGAAGGTGAACGGCGCCGAGGCGAAGGCTACAGTTGCAAGCGACATCGCCCGGGTCACCGAGGAGGAAAAACTGGAGAGCGCCCGCGTCGACATGAACAAGAAGAAATACGAGGCGGAGGTAGTGATCCCCGCCCGGGCCGAACGAGAGGCACAGGAGCTCTTCGCCAAGGGCAAGGCCGCCCGCATCGTGGAAGACGGCAAGGCGATGGCTGAATCCATCAAGGTGCTCAGAGAGCAGTGGGAGAAGGAAGAGACCAAGGAGCTGTACCTGATTCAGCAGCTGCCTTTGATTCTGGATCGAATCACCGGCGTCGTGAAGGACAACCTGCAGATAGACAAGGTGACCATTCTCGACAGCGGGGACGGCAAGGGATTTCCCAGCTATGTGAAGGGTATCGCGGGCTCCACCGTGGCCTTCATGGAAGAGATAAAGAGCGCCACTGGCCTCGATATCGCCGGGATCCTCAAGTCCAAGGATACTTCAGGAAAATAG
- a CDS encoding ammonium transporter: MPALAQDEAATPPAEGTEETVVDEVVDEEAVVETVDEETVAIDETASEFVAEEAAAEEDPVSITKVALDTVWVLLAGVLVMFMQAGFAMLEAGFCRAKNAVNLLMKNMLDFCFAAIMYWAVGFAIMFGAGNLLFGTSGFFLSDPTGMTFASLDWTSVPLEAKYFFQLVFCATAATIVAGAVAERAKFTAYIAYSIIISAVIYPIIGHWIWGGGWLGSLGMLDFAGSTVVHSTGGWLSLTAAIVLGPRLGKYDSDGKPKAIPGHNIPLAALGGFILWFGWFGFNAGSTMEALAGEIAHIVTTTNLSAGAGGIAAMFASWWMFGKPDASMAINGALAGLVAITAPCAFVSAGSAVWIGLIAGVLVVLAVLFIDKVLKVDDPVGAIAVHGVNGAWGTLAVGLFASDGGLLFGGGWKLLGVQALGVVSVFAFAIAAGFLMFSTINSLIGMRVSKEEELRGLDIDEHGMEAYHGFQIFTTE; this comes from the coding sequence ATGCCGGCCCTGGCCCAGGACGAAGCGGCGACACCCCCAGCGGAAGGCACCGAAGAGACGGTCGTCGATGAGGTGGTCGACGAAGAGGCCGTCGTAGAGACGGTCGATGAAGAAACGGTCGCCATCGATGAGACGGCCTCGGAATTCGTCGCCGAGGAGGCGGCCGCCGAGGAAGATCCAGTCTCCATCACCAAGGTGGCCCTGGATACCGTCTGGGTGCTTCTGGCCGGCGTCCTGGTCATGTTCATGCAGGCCGGGTTTGCGATGCTTGAGGCCGGGTTCTGTCGGGCGAAAAACGCCGTCAACCTGCTCATGAAGAATATGCTGGACTTTTGCTTCGCCGCCATCATGTACTGGGCGGTGGGATTCGCCATCATGTTCGGGGCGGGGAACCTGCTCTTCGGCACCAGCGGATTCTTCCTCAGCGACCCGACCGGCATGACGTTCGCGTCCCTGGATTGGACCAGCGTGCCCCTGGAGGCGAAATACTTCTTCCAGCTGGTGTTCTGCGCCACTGCGGCCACCATCGTGGCGGGAGCCGTGGCAGAGCGGGCCAAGTTCACCGCGTACATCGCCTACTCCATCATCATCTCGGCGGTGATTTACCCGATCATCGGTCATTGGATATGGGGCGGCGGCTGGCTCGGAAGCCTGGGCATGCTCGACTTTGCGGGATCCACCGTGGTGCACTCCACCGGCGGCTGGCTGTCCCTGACGGCGGCCATCGTGCTGGGACCCCGGTTGGGCAAATATGACTCCGACGGCAAACCCAAGGCCATTCCGGGTCATAACATTCCCCTGGCGGCCCTGGGCGGGTTTATCCTCTGGTTCGGGTGGTTCGGCTTCAATGCCGGGAGCACCATGGAGGCCCTCGCGGGCGAAATCGCCCACATCGTGACCACCACGAACCTCTCCGCCGGCGCCGGCGGCATCGCGGCCATGTTCGCATCCTGGTGGATGTTTGGTAAGCCCGATGCCTCAATGGCCATCAACGGGGCACTTGCGGGTCTGGTGGCTATCACCGCCCCTTGCGCGTTCGTCTCGGCGGGAAGCGCCGTCTGGATCGGCCTTATCGCGGGCGTCCTGGTCGTCCTGGCCGTCTTGTTTATCGACAAGGTTCTCAAGGTCGATGACCCGGTGGGCGCCATCGCCGTTCACGGCGTCAACGGCGCCTGGGGAACCCTGGCTGTGGGTCTTTTCGCATCCGACGGGGGCCTGTTGTTCGGCGGCGGGTGGAAGCTTTTGGGCGTCCAGGCGCTGGGTGTTGTCTCGGTGTTCGCGTTCGCCATCGCCGCAGGTTTCCTCATGTTTTCCACCATCAACAGCCTTATCGGCATGCGGGTGAGCAAGGAAGAGGAGCTCCGCGGTCTCGACATCGACGAGCACGGCATGGAGGCCTATCACGGTTTTCAGATATTCACAACCGAGTAA
- a CDS encoding glutamine synthetase, with product MQIASTKRDVLKIIKERNVSFIQFWFTDILGFLKSFAVTPGEMEEALNEGMGFDGSSIEGFARIEESDMIAKPDPSSLQFLPWRDEERPVVRMFCDILQPSGEPYAGDPRSAFKRILQKAKDLGYSYYVGPEPEFFYFADNKNPQILDTGGYFDAPPLDLGGLLRRETIFALQKFGIQIEYSHHEVAESQHEIDLRYDEGLKMADKFMTVRTTIKEIARLNNVYATFMPKPIFGINGSGMHTHQSLFKDGRNIFHDESDALNLSKEAKGYIAGILTHAREITAICNQWINSYKRLVPGYEAPVYVSWARRNRSTMVRVPMYKPGKENATRMEFRSPDPACNPYLAFAVMLAAGLKGMEKGYDLPDPIEEDLYEFSPEKRKERGITELPGNLYEAIVELEKSELVREALGDHIFNKFIENKKIEWDRFRIHVSKYEIDNYLPKL from the coding sequence ATGCAGATTGCAAGCACGAAACGTGATGTTTTGAAAATCATTAAGGAGCGAAACGTCAGCTTCATCCAATTCTGGTTTACCGACATCCTCGGTTTCCTTAAAAGCTTCGCCGTTACTCCGGGAGAAATGGAAGAAGCGCTGAACGAAGGCATGGGATTTGACGGCTCCTCCATCGAGGGATTCGCAAGAATCGAAGAGAGCGACATGATCGCCAAGCCGGATCCTTCTTCCCTTCAGTTCCTTCCCTGGCGCGACGAGGAACGACCGGTCGTCAGGATGTTCTGCGATATCCTGCAGCCCAGCGGAGAGCCGTATGCCGGAGATCCCCGCAGCGCCTTCAAGCGGATCCTGCAGAAGGCCAAGGATCTGGGCTATTCCTACTACGTCGGCCCGGAACCGGAGTTTTTCTACTTCGCTGACAACAAGAACCCTCAAATCCTCGATACCGGCGGATACTTCGACGCCCCGCCCCTGGACTTGGGCGGGCTGCTCCGAAGGGAGACGATCTTCGCCCTGCAGAAGTTCGGCATCCAGATCGAGTATTCCCATCACGAGGTTGCCGAAAGCCAGCACGAAATAGACCTTCGCTATGACGAAGGCCTGAAGATGGCCGACAAGTTCATGACCGTCAGGACCACCATCAAGGAAATCGCCCGGCTCAACAACGTATACGCCACCTTTATGCCCAAGCCGATCTTCGGCATTAACGGCAGCGGTATGCACACACACCAGTCGCTGTTCAAGGACGGCAGGAATATATTTCACGACGAGAGCGATGCTCTCAACCTCTCGAAAGAGGCTAAGGGATATATCGCCGGCATCCTGACCCACGCTCGGGAAATCACCGCCATCTGCAACCAGTGGATCAATTCCTACAAGCGCCTGGTACCCGGATACGAGGCTCCGGTGTATGTCAGCTGGGCCCGTCGAAACCGCTCAACGATGGTTCGCGTGCCCATGTACAAGCCGGGTAAGGAAAACGCCACTCGGATGGAGTTCCGCTCCCCCGATCCGGCCTGCAATCCCTACCTGGCATTCGCGGTCATGCTCGCCGCCGGTCTCAAGGGCATGGAGAAGGGCTACGATCTCCCCGATCCCATCGAGGAGGATCTTTACGAGTTCAGCCCGGAAAAAAGGAAGGAACGGGGCATTACGGAGCTTCCCGGGAACCTCTACGAAGCCATTGTGGAGCTGGAAAAAAGCGAGCTGGTCAGAGAAGCTCTGGGAGATCACATCTTCAACAAGTTCATCGAGAACAAGAAGATCGAATGGGATCGTTTCCGCATCCACGTCAGCAAGTACGAGATTGACAACTATCTGCCGAAGCTGTAA
- a CDS encoding P-II family nitrogen regulator — protein MKLVVAIIQPHMLPDVKQALFDNEIYLMTVSNALGAGRQMGYTETYRGIPKEINLLKKVKIEIAVNEEYVEPAIDAIIKGARTGNIGDGKIFILDLPQVIRIRTGERGRQAIG, from the coding sequence ATGAAACTGGTAGTCGCCATCATCCAGCCGCACATGCTCCCCGACGTCAAGCAGGCCCTGTTTGATAACGAGATCTATCTCATGACGGTCTCAAACGCTCTGGGAGCGGGTCGGCAGATGGGATACACCGAAACATACCGTGGTATCCCAAAGGAAATAAATCTCCTGAAAAAGGTCAAGATCGAAATAGCCGTCAACGAAGAATACGTGGAGCCGGCCATCGACGCCATCATAAAGGGCGCCCGTACCGGCAACATCGGAGACGGCAAGATATTCATACTTGACCTTCCCCAGGTCATCAGAATTCGCACCGGAGAACGGGGCAGGCAGGCCATCGGCTGA